Sequence from the uncultured Draconibacterium sp. genome:
AATTTTACTTTAGTATTTTGTATCTGTTTTTGTTTTTACTGCCGCTGTTTCTGAATTATAAAAAGCGTCACGATTTGGCCAAAATAGTGACGCTGGGCATTTTTTTATCGGGCATTTACATCGGTACTTTTGTGATGAAATTTGGTGGTTACTTCCAGTTTACCATTATTCTGCCTGTATCGCTGTATTTTTTGCTTTTTGTTGAAATACGAGGTTGGAGGTTTTATTCAATGCTGTCGATGGCGGGGCTTTATATTGCCTTTAATGTTGCCGAATTCTTTTTGAGTGATTCGGTGTTCACCATAAACACAGTTATCGATTTTTTAGTGTATCTCGGCTCGCTGTTAGTGTTTATTTTGGCGCTTATTTTCTTTATTAAAAAGATTAATTTATCAGAAGATCTGTTGAAAGCCAAGTTGCGGTTTGAAAATGCCATTGCCGAATTTTCGCAGGCGATTTTAACCCATGGCAGTAACGGCATAAAACGAGGATTGGGTATTGTGCTTAATGCGTCGAAAGTGTCGCGCATTTATATTTTCGAACTTTCAAACGACGGAGGATTTATAAGTCAAACCTACGAGGCTTGTGCACAAGGTGTGAAGCCCGAAATCGATAACCCTGAATTGCAGCAAATTCCGGTTAGCGAACCTATAATATCCCGCTGGGTCGAAAATTTCAAACAGAAACAGATCATTAAAGGCCCGGTCGAAGATTTCCCTCCACTCGAAAAAGAGGTTCTAATGAACCAGGGCATTTTATCGATACTGGTAATTCCCATTTATTCGGGCAACGAATGGGTTGGGTTTATCGGATTCGATGATGTGTATGAAAAACGAACCTGGGATCGCGCATTTATTGGTTTGCTGTATACCATTGCCGATATTATTGGCCTGCACATGTGGAATGTAAAAAACCAGGAGCAAATAATGCGGCAAAACGAAGAGCTGCAAATACTGAATGCCACAAAGGATAAGTTCTTTTCAATAGTTGCCCACGACCTGAAAAGTCCTTTCAATTCGTTGATTGGCTTTAGCGATTTACTCGAGCAGGAAGTAAAAAAGAGCGATAACAGGATGATTAAACAATTTTCGCACTATATAAATAAAGGACTGTTGCAGTCGTACGATTATTTATCGAACCTACTCGAATGGTCGCGTATTCAATCCAAACGAATCGAATACCGGCCTACCGAGTTTCGTCTCGATCATTTGGTGCAGGAAGCTACCGATATGCTTTTTATTCAGGCTCAAAGTAAAGACATTAAACTAAGGGTTTCCGTTCCGCCTGAATTAAAAATTGTTGCCGACCTTAACATGATAAGAACGGTGATTGTAAACATGGTTTCGAACGCCATAAAATACAGCGAAAAAGGCGAGGAGGTAAAAATCATCAGCGAGTGCCGGCCAGAACATGTATCCATTCAGATAGTGGATAACGGTGTGGGCATTAGTTCCGAGATGTGTGAAAAACTTTTTAGCATCGAGGGGTCGAGCAGTACACCCGGCACGAACAACGAAACCGGAACCGGGCTGGGGCTGATAATTTGTAAGGAACTGATAGGTATGCACCGGGGAGCTATTCGTGTTGACAGCGAAAAAAACAAAGGAAGCGTGTTCCAGATTTTACTGCCTGTTGGATTAAATTAAATTCCGCGGGCAAAGGAAAGCAACCATAAAAAAATCTGAGCGTAACATTAAAGTCTCCGACCCAACTTTGCAGCTGTTTTCCCTCATGAGGGAAAATGTCGACAGACAAAAGGGTAAAGCTTTATAACAGGACGGCATCCCCTTCTAAAAAGGATGCTGGCGGCATCAAATGTTTATAGCTAATATGGTTAGAGGTTTATTCGACTCCGGCGGGAGTCGTATCTCCTGTTATAATTTTTGGCTAAAGACATACAAATCCTTCGGATTTTATAAGGTAATAAGGTTACCCGCGTTAGGATATGGATTTCTACTAAGGTTTGTTTTTGAAATAAGGTTCGCTGGAATACAAAGTGCATATAAAAACAAAAGGGAAAAACATCGTTTTTCCCTTTTGTGGTGCCACCTGGAATCGAACCAGGGACACACGGATTTTCAGTCCGTTGCTCTACCAACTGAGCTATGGCACCTTTCTAAAGTTGGGCTTTAAGTAGCACCCCCTTTATTTTGGTGTTGCAAAAGTATACATTTTTTTAAAATCACAAAGTTCAACACAAAAAAAAGTAAAAAAAAATCAATTTTTTCAGCCAACGGAATTAATCGTATTTGTATAGAATTGGGCTTTATTTATGTGTTTTTATTTGAAATAGAATTACTTGACCCCCAAAATACACCAACGGAGGCCGGTTCCACCCCTTTGGCGGAAGGTTAGGCGGGGTGAATATAAATTCCATCTGAGTAGTTTCGGAAATTTCACAATCATCGAAGTTTTCGATTTTACATAGAAACCTTTCATGCGTTTTGTATACGGTATGAGCTTGCAATCCAATACTTTTTATACTTTTGCACGATTAGTTTAAAAGACAATGGTTGATACTGATTATCTGATACATACATTACATAACGGCATTCGAATAATTCATCAGGAAACCGATTCGCCGGTGGGGCATCTGGGGGTTTTAATAAATACCGGATCGCGCGACGAAAAGGAGGATGAACATGGCCTGGCACATTTTATCGAACACTCGGTTTTTAAGGGTACAAAAAAGCGTAAGTCATTTCATGTGCTTAGCCGTATCGAGGGTGTTGGTGGCGAGCTGAATGCCTATACTACAAAAGAAGAAACCGTGCTGTATGCTACTTTTTTAAGTGAGCATTACGATCGCACAGCCGAATTGCTAAGTGATATTCTTTTTAACAGCACCTACCCCGAGAAAGAGCTGAAACTCGAAAAAGAGGTGGTGGTAGAAGAAATAAATTCGTATTACGACACGCCTTCGGAATTGATTTTCGATGAATTTGAGGAGCAGGTTTTTGATGGTCATCCCATTGCCCGCAACATTTTAGGCACAAAAGAAAAGCTGCGTTCTTTTAACCGCGATATGATTTTTAATTTTATTGCCAATAACTACCATACCGATCAAATGGTGATCAGTTCGGTGGGGAATATCGATTTTACGACTTTGCTAAAAATGCTGGAGAAGTATTTTGGCGAGGTGGAGCAAAGTTTGCGGCAGTTGAAGAGAGAGCAGTTTGTGAATTACCAACCACAATCAAAAACGGTAATAAAAGATACTTTTCAGGCGCACTGCGTAATGGGGAATGTGGCTTTCGATTTTAAAAATCCAAAGCGTATTGCCATGGTTTTGCTGAACAATGTGCTGGGCGGCCAGGCGCTAAACTCGCGTTTAAATCTGGCTATGCGCGAACGTCGCGGAATGGCTTACAACGTGGAATCGGCCTACACGGCGTATTCCGATACCGGTTTGTTTAACGTGTATTTCGGTACCGATAAAGAGAACCTGAATAAAGCGGTGGCGCTGGTGCATAAGGAGTTTGACTTGCTGCGCGACAAAAAAATGGGAGCCGTTCAGTTAAGTCGTGCAAAAAAGCAGTTGATTGGCCAGATTGCCATTTCAACCGAAAGTCGCGAAGATATGATGCTCACCATCGGGAAAAGTTTTATGCTGTTTGATAAAGTGGATCCGCTTCGTGTGATCTTCAAAAAAATTGAAGCGATTAGCGCCGAGGATATTCAGGAAGTAGCCAACATGGTATTGGACAAAAACCAGATGAGTACGTTGATTTATAAATAGAAGGAATGGACAGGCAGAAGTTATTGCACCAATATATTTTGGATCATATCGATGAGGAAGATCCGGTGTTAGCCGAACTGGATCGCGAAACCAACCTGAAAGTGTTGGGTGCCCGCATGATTTCGGGGCATTTGCAGGGACAGGTACTCACGATGCTGGCGAAAATGATCCGCCCCAAAACCATTCTTGAGCTGGGAACTTTTACCGGTTATTCGGCGATTTGCCTGGCAAAAGGATTGCCTGAAGATGGCAAGCTGATTACCATCGAGGTTGATGATGAGCTGGAGACACTAGCTGCTAAATATTTCGAAAAAGCCGGTGTGGCGCATTTAATCGAACAAAAAATCGGGGCTGCTACAGAGCTGATCCCTTCGCTCGATCAATCGTTCGACCTGGTTTTTATCGACGCCGATAAACGCGAGTATGTGCAGTACTATCAGTTGCTGATCGATAAAATGCAGCCGGGAACGTATATTATTGCCGACAACACACTGTGGAGCGGTAAAGTGCTGGATAAACCCCGTTTTGATGATACGCAGACTATTGGTATTCTTGAATTCAACAAGCTGGTTAAAAACGACGATCGCGTAGAAAAAGTCATCCTGCCACTGCGCGATGGTATGACCGTTATCCGTAGAAAGTAGTTTGTCGTTGTCTTTCCAGACGGGAAATACTTTTTCCTGTAGCTGAAAAAGTATTCAAAAAAGCCACCGCTGACGATAAAAAGCTAAAAATAAATTCCTTTCACTAAAATCAAGAAACTTCCCGATGCTATCGATCGGGACAGGCTCTCCTTTTAGCCTTTCGTACCTCAGGCTAACGAGAGTCAACCAGACTTGATTTTTTAACCTGCCTACCGGCAGGCAGGCGTTCAATCCATTGATTTTCTTAACGCTTTTTCTCGAAGGCGGACTTCAATGCGCATCTATCTAGTGTGCGCTCGTCAAAAATCCCTTTTAATTGGAACTATTATTCCCCGAAACTGCTGGACCCTTTTTAGCTTTAAATTCTGGTTTCCGCCTTCTGTTAGGATTGTTATTCCTACGCTTGTTGGGTTTTTTGCTATCGTCATTACCGCCCGCAGCGTTTTGTTTGTTTTGCGGAGTATTGCTCTTATTTTCGATATTCCGGACTGTCTTTTTGTTGCGTCGGTTTTTGTTGCGCGCAGGCTTTTTGTTGTCGAAACGATCCAGGCTTTCGTCAAGCGTAACTTCCATACTGTTTTGCTCTTTTGGCTGAGCGCTGAAGGTCTGGACTTCGGGTTTTATACCCCGCTTGTTTTTCTGGATAATATCGCGCACCTGTTTTAGCGACAGGTTAAAAGTAGTTCCCATGCTTCCTGCCAATCCGTACCAAATCTCTTTCTTCAGGTAATCGGTTTTAAACGGTTTAGCAACTCCCGATGCCAGTTCAAGGTCGAGTAGTTCGCGCGGAAATTCGTTTCCTGCCTCAATGTAAGCATCAAGTTCGTATAGCAAACAGCATTTTAGTTTTCCGCAGGCACCGGCCATTTTTTGTGCCGATGGCGACAAGCCTTGTTTTAGTGCCGCATCCGACGAGATGCTTGAAAAATCGGTTCGCCAGCTCGAGCAACACAACTCGCGTCCGCATGAGCCAATTCCACCAATCAAACCGGCTTCCTGGCGGGCACCAATTTGTTTCATTTCCACTTTAATGCGAAACTCGCGGGCATAAACTTTTATCAGCTCTCTGAAATCTACACGTCCTTCGGCCAGGTAATAGAAAATCGCTTTTTTATTGTCGCCTCTGAATTCAACATCGCCAATTTTCATGTCGAGTCCCAGCTCGGTTGCTGCCTGGCGTGCCCGAATCATGGTGGCTTTTTCGCGGCTGCGTGCTTCATTCAGTTTCTGAATATCGGCATCGGAAGCTTTGCGGTAAACCACATTCAGGTTATACCGCGACGGGTTTTTAATCCGCAGCTTAAATTGTTTTTCGGCCAGGTAACCGGTCAGGGTTACTTCGCCAACATCGTGCCCCGGCGAGGAGGCAACAACTATGCGGTCTCCACGTTTTAGCGGAAGATTTTCAACATTTTTATAGTATTCTTTGCGGGTTGACTTAAACTTAACTTCAACAATATCTGATTTATCGGTGGTGTCTGGCAAATCACTTAGCCAGTCGTATCCTTGTACTATGCTATTTGTTGAATTATTGAACGAACATCCATTACAACTCATATAATCCTCTCTGCTTTCTGTCTGATGCGTGGCTTTTTTGTGCATTTATCGCACTGAGCCTCACGATCATCTTGTAAATAATTCAATGCAAAGATTGGAAAAAAGAATTGATTTTTCTAATCTGGAACAAGTCTAAATTAAAATATTGTAATTTATTTATGCCGGAAATGAGCTTTTTTGTTCCTTTATTGAAAAATTAATAAGGCAAAAAACATTCATGAATCTCTTAAGGCGGCTTTTAGTTGTAGTATTTGTGGCCCTCGCATTCGATGGGCTGGCTTTTCAACTTACAGAAAGGGCAACAGTTAGTATCATTACCTGCAGTCCGGGAAACGAAATGTATTCGGTTTACGGTCATTCGGCCATTCGGGTAAAAGATCAGCAGCTGAATTACGATGTGGTTTTTAACTATGGCATTTTCGATTTTAGCAGCCCAAATTTTTTGTATCGTTTTTGTGCCGGGCAAACCGATTACCTGCTTGGCGCTTATCGTTTTGAGACCTTTTTGAATGAATACCGACACGATAAACGCAGTGTTTTTGAACAGGAACTCAATCTCTCAGCACAGGAAAAACAAAAAATATTCGATTTTTTACAATGGAATGCCCGCCCCGAAAACCGGGTGTACCGCTATAATTTTTTCTTTGATAACTGTGCCACGCGGGTTCGCGATGTAATTGCCGATAACGTAAATGGAGGTATAACTTACACCGATAGTGCCAGTCATAAAACGCTGCGAACACTGATAAAAGATTGTCACCACAAAATAAGATGGCTGAACTTTGGTATTGATTTTTTGGTTGCCGCTGAATCAGACCGAGAGGCAACACTTGAAGAAGAAATGTTTTTGCCCGACTATGTAATGCAGCATTTTGCAATGGCAAAAAGAAATGATACAGGACAGGATATTGCTCAACCGGTGCAAGTGCTTTACCAGGCACCTGAACAAACTCAGGCACTGACATGGCTTTGGGGGCCTTTGGTAGTTTTTTCGTTGTTGCTGCTGGTGGTTGCTTTTTTCACCTGGAAACAGTTTAAGAACGCTGAAATGAAGCCGGCGCTTGATATTCTGCTTTATGGTATAAACGGACTTGGTGGTTTATTGCTTACCTGGTTTACCATTTATTCCGAACATCCGGCAATGAGCCCGAATTATAACCTCATGTGGTTGGTGCCGCTGAGTCTGCCATTTGCAATTGTTTACTTACGAAAAAAGTGGCGTCAGGCAGTGCGTTATTATCACCTTGTTTTTGCGGTGTGGATAATTATATTTTTTGTTTCATCGCCCTTTATTCCGCAGAAATTTCATCCGGTGTTTTTTATTATGGCAGCCACATTTTTTATCCGCGCACTGGCGCACTCGCTGCTAATTCTGAAGTCTTTAAAAGCCGCTCGCAAATAATCTGGGCTGACTACCAGAAATCGATTTTGTGAAAAACTATCCTTTGCACCGACTTTTAAGGCGATGGTATTGGGTTGGTTAGTCCAACTAGATTTTTCAGGATTTTTGTAAATTTTATTCTACAAAAATCCTGAAAAATCATAATCACTATATCCGATTCGTTACACCGCTCTAAAGACGGTGCAAAAAATAGTTTTCGGAACTTGAATCAAGGTCATCAGCGATATTTATTTGTAATCTAATTTCTTTTATCGCAGTTACTTTTGCCTTTTTTCTTTCAGCTTTTTCCTTGATACAACCCGATACTGTTGAAAAGTTTGGATGAACAAATTTGTCGTGGATTTCTTCCATGCTTTTAAACAATTATCTTTGCTCAACGATGGCAAAAAATGAAAAGAAATATGTAGAAACTCCGCTGATGAAGCAATATTATACCATCAAGGATAAACATCCTGACGCGGTGTTGCTTTTTCGTGTGGGCGATTTTTATGAAACATTTGGAGAGGATGCCATAAAGGCAGCGGAAATTCTGGGAATTACATTAACGCGTCGGGCAAATGGTTCGGCCAGTTATGTGGAGTTGGCAGGTTTCCCGCATCATGCGCTGGATACCTATTTGCCCAAACTGGTACGGGCCGGACAGCGGGTGGCGATTTGCGAGCAGCTGGAAGATCCCAAAATGACCAAGAAGATCGTGAAACGTGGGATTACCGAGCTGGTAACTCCCGGTGTTTCCATCAACGATAATATTCTTGAGAACCGCGAGAATAACTTCCTCGCATCGGTTCATTTCGATAAAAAGCGGGCAGGTATTGCCTTCCTTGATATCTCCACCGGTGAGTTTCTGGCGGCCGAAGGAAGTTTTGAATACATCGACAAATTATTGAATTCGTTTCAGCCCAAAGAGGTGTTGTTTCAACGCGGAAGAGGAAAGGAGTTCAACGATCTGTTCGGGACAAAATTTTACACTTTTAACCTGGAAGACTGGGTGTATACCGACGATGCTGCAAACGACCGCCTGAAGCGGCATTTCGAAACCAGTTCGTTAAAAGGATTTGGTGTGCATAACATGCAGTTGGGCATTATTGCTGCCGGAGCGATTTTGCATTATCTTGATATTACCCAACACCAGAAGCTAAGTCATATCTCGGGATTGAGCCGGATTGAGGAAGAGCACTTCGTATGGCTCGACCGGTTTACCATTCGTAACCTGGAGTTGTTTGCGCCGCTTCACGAAAGTGGAAAAGCACTTATTAATGTGATCGATAAAACCATTACACCAATGGGATCGCGCTTGCTGAAACGCTGGATGGCGCTGCCTTTAAAAGATATCGATCCGATAAACGAGCGGCTGGAAGTAGTGGAGCTTTTTCTGAAAGATCCGGAGACAAAAGAAAACCTGGAAGAACATCTTCGTCAGATGGGCGACCTGGAACGACTGATCTCAAAAGTTGCAGTCGGCCGCATCAACCCGCGCGAAGTAGTGCAGGTGAAAAATGCGCTGGCGGCAATTGTGCCGATAAAAGCTGCGTGCGCCGATGTTGAGAATCAGGCCTTAAACCGTTTTGCCGAGCAGCTAAATCCTTGTGATCTGATCAGAGCGCGAATTGAAAAGCAAATTGTTGCCGATCCGCCAACAGCAGTAAATAAAGGAAAAGTGATTGCCGAAGGTATCTCGGAAGAATTGGATGATTTACGAAAGATCGCTTATTCGGGAAAAGATTACCTGGCGCAAATTCAAAAACGCGAAAGCGAAAAGCACGGAATTCCATCGCTGAAGATCAGCTTTAACAATGTTTTTGGGTACTATATTGAGGTGCGGAATACGCATAAAGATAAGGTGCCAACCGATTGGATTCGTAAACAAACGCTGGTTAGTGCCGAGCGGTATATTACAGAGGAGCTGAAAGAATACGAGCAAAAAATTCTTGGCGCTGAGGAGAAAATTCAGGCGCTGGAAGGTAAACTTTTTGGCGAGCTGATTTTTGAGCTGTCGGAATACATTTCGGCTATACAGCTGAACTCGCATATTCTGGCGCAAATCGATTGTTTATTGTCGTACGCCACGTGTGCAACATCTTATAAATATTTCCGCCCTGAGGTGAACGATGCCACTTCAATCGAGATTAAAGAAGGGCGACATCCGGTTATCGAGCACCAACTGCCAATTGGCGAGTCGTATATTGCCAACGATGTTAAGTTGGATCAGGAAGATCAGCAGATCATTATCATCACGGGGCCAAACATGGCCGGTAAATCGGCACTGTTGCGCCAAACAGCATTAATTGTGCTGATGGCGCAAATGGGATCGTTCGTCCCCGCAGAAGTAGCTAAAATCGGATTTGTGGATAAAATTTTCACGCGTGTTGGAGCCTCGGATAATATTTCGTTGGGCGAATCAACTTTTATGGTGGAAATGAACGAAGCAGCCAGCATTCTGAATAACGTTTCCGACCGCAGCCTGATTCTTTTCGACGAGCTGGGGCGCGGAACATCAACATACGACGGTATTTCCATTGCCTGGTCGATTGTGGAGCACCTGCACGAACATGCTTTTACCAAAGCAAAAACGCTGTTTGCCACCCACTATCACGAGCTCAACGAAATGGAAGGCGCATTCCCGAGGGTAAAAAACTTTAACGTTTCCATAAAAGAGGTAGGCAACAAGGTTATCTTTTTACGAAAACTGGTGCGCGGCGGAAGTAATCACAGCTTTGGTATCCATGTGGCGGGCATGGCCGGGATGCCAAAATCGGTAATTCAGCGTGCCGAGCAGATATTATCGAAACTGGAAGGAGGAAAAGAAAAGGAAAGTTTAAGTAAACCTTTAGAGGAGATTGGCGAAAGCCGAGAAGGTGTACAATTAAGCTTTTTTCAGTTGGATGACCCTGTGCTAAAGCAGATTAGAGATGAGATTGCCGGGCTCGATGTAAATAATCTTACGCCAATAGAAGCCCTGAACAAGCTAAATGAAATAAAGAAATTGACAGGAATTTCTTAATGGGCTTCAATAATTTTTGCCAGATAAAAAAATAGCAATATATTTGCATCGCTTTTGAAAAAGCAAGTTCATTAAAATATGCGAGAATAGCTCAGTTGGTAGAGCACGACCTTGCCAAGGTCGGGGTCGCGGGTTCGAGTCCCGTTTCTCGCTCATTCACGATAATGCAAAGGATGCCCGGGTGGTGGAATTGGTAGACACGTTGGACTTAAAATCCAATGATCATTATGATCGTGCGGGTTCAAGTCCCGCCTCGGGTACCATTTTTTGCGAGAATAGCTCAGTTGGTAGAGCACGACCTTGCCAAGGTCGGGGTCGCGGGTTCGAGTCCCGTTTCTCGCTCGTTAAAAGGCTTCACAAAAAATTGTGAAGCCTTTTTTTATGCCTAATATTTTGCATTTGGTTGACTGCCGGGCTTTTCGCTTTACCGGTTTTGCCAAGCTTGTTTTTTGTAATTGGTTCGCAGGCTCCTGTTGTCGCCTTCGTCCAATAACAAAAACTGGTCGCTTGTCTGCAACAGGGTGTCGCTGCAATCCCTGCCAATGGGGCCGGTGGTTTTAAGTTTTGCACCATGCCTGATTGATCGGTTGGTTTTAACAGTTAATGTGCTGTATAAGGGCTAAAGCCCTATTAGCAGACTTATGCTTAACCCCGGCATTAATGCCGGGTTAGTCAACTCCTATACAATCCAGACTTTTGTCCTTCAATATTAACTTCCCTGGATTTCACCTTCTCAAATTACAAGGTCTTTTACTTTCCCAACATTATTACTATTTTCACCACAAACCAATTAAACTAAATCATGCAAAAACAAATTCTTCTATCAATTTGGGTACTACTTTTAAGTGCCGTTTTATTTTCTTGTCAATCCACTCAAAAGCAAGCTGAGCCGCAAGCTGAAGCTGCAAAATTTATTACCATCAGTGGACCGGACCTCATTGCTCCCAATGGCGAAAAATTCTTTATACAAGGTATTAACCTTGGCAACTGGCTGAATCCGGAAGGTTACATGTTCAAGTTTCAAAAAACAAGTTCTGCACGGCTTATCGACGAGATGTTTCGTGAGGCGGTTGGGCCCGATTTTACCAACCAATTCTGGAAACAATTCAAGGATAATTACATCACCCGCGAAGATATCCGATACATAAAAAGCACAGGTGTGAATTCTATTCGTCTGCCGTTTCATTATAAATTGTTCACTGATGAGGATTACATGGGGCTTTATTCCAATCAGGATGGTTTTGCGCGAATTGACAGTTTGGTGGAGTGGTGCCGCGAATCGGAGCTGTACATTATTCTGGATATGCACGATGCTCCCGGCGGACAAACCGGTGCCAATATCGACGACAGTTATGGTTACCCATGGTTGATGGTGAGTGAAGAAAGCCAGGAGTTGTTTGTGGAGATCTGGCAAAAAATAGCTGATCATTATAAAAACGAGCCGATGATTTTAGGCTACGATCTGTTGAACGAACCCATTGCCACCTATTTTCCGGAAGATGAAGAGATGCTGAATAAACAACTTGAACCGTTATATATGAAAGCAGTAAAAGCCATTCGCGAGGTAGATAATAACCACATTGTTTTGCTGGGTGGTGCACAGTGGAACGGCAATTTTAAAGTTTTTACCGATTCGAAATTCGATGACAAAATGATGTACACCTGTCACCGCTACTGGTGCGATACCTTGCAGGCAAATATTCAGGATTTTGTAGATTTTCGCGACTCTGTGAATCTTCCAATTTACATGGGCGAAACCGGTGAGAATACCGATGAGTGGATTGCTGCCTGGACCCGCCTGATGATCAAGAATAACATCGGTTACCATTACTGGCCTTACAAAAAAATGGGAAGCCCACGTTGTATGGTAACTATCCCAACACCCGAAAACTGGGATGTGATTGTAGATTTTGCCGAAGGAGAGCGCGACACTTATGAAGCTGTACGTGAAAATCGTCCTGATCAGGAACTGGTTAAAACAGTGATGCTGGAATATATTGCGAATCTGAAACTGACGAAATGTGAGGTGAACGAGAGTTATATCCGTGCGATGGCTATGGAGCCGTAATGGGTTTGCTTTCCTTTTAAAAAATACTTTATAAAAAAATCAAAAAGTCCGGCATTTGTTTGAACTTCCCAAATTGAATGACGATATTGGTCGCCCGTTATAGCTGTGTGCATAAGGATTGGGTATTCAAAATTTCAAAACCATTAATCATGAATTTCAAAATCAAACTGTTGTTATTGATTTGTGGGGCTTTCGGATTTGCAAAAATTCAGGCTCAGGACACAAAAAAGCCCAATATAATTCACATTCTTGCCGATGATGTAGGCTTTGACGACCTGAGTTGTTTTGGCTCAAAGGACATCAATACGCCGAACCTGGATAAGCTGGCAGCAGAAGGTATGAAATTCACGAGTTTTTACGCGCCACATGGCACATGTACGCCATCCAGGGCAGCCACTTTAACCGGACGCTATGCACCGCGTGTAAATAACGGCACCGGATTATACGTACTTTTTCCACATTCGAAACACGGACTGGAAGACGAACTGGAGGTTTCGATTACCGAATTACTAAAAGAACAAGGATACACTACCGGATTGTATGGAAAATGGCATTTAGGTCACCTGCCACAATACTTGCCTTGTGTGCATGGTTTCGATGAGTTTCTGGGCATTCCTTATCCCAACGATCATGGCCCGGAACGTATAGGGAACTCGGGGTGGCGGCCAAATGGGATCAGCGATCCGGAAATTCCGTTAATCGAGCAGGCGCAGATTATAAAGCGCTGTGATAATAATGATCTGGCTGAACTTCCGGCATTGTTTACCCGCGAAGCCTGCAAATTTATATACCGGGCAACACAGGAGGAAAAACCGTTCTATTTGCAGTATGCGAACATCGAAACACACACACCATGGTTCGTTCCAAAAGGTTTCGAAGGACAGAGTAAAGCGGCTGCCTATGGCGACGCTGTTGAATACCTCGATCGTTCGGTTGGTATTATTCTAAATACCTTAAAACGACTGAAAATTGAAGACAATACCATAATCGTATTTTCATCGGATAATGGTCCTTTGGTACATCGCGACGAAGAATTGGAAAACTGCTATGGAAAATTTGGTTTCAC
This genomic interval carries:
- a CDS encoding GAF domain-containing sensor histidine kinase — protein: MTKLKNFLKSMAYLGTAETYLIVEKSAIALVNMISIFSIGVLLTASVINFIYSPGEFYFSILYLFLFLLPLFLNYKKRHDLAKIVTLGIFLSGIYIGTFVMKFGGYFQFTIILPVSLYFLLFVEIRGWRFYSMLSMAGLYIAFNVAEFFLSDSVFTINTVIDFLVYLGSLLVFILALIFFIKKINLSEDLLKAKLRFENAIAEFSQAILTHGSNGIKRGLGIVLNASKVSRIYIFELSNDGGFISQTYEACAQGVKPEIDNPELQQIPVSEPIISRWVENFKQKQIIKGPVEDFPPLEKEVLMNQGILSILVIPIYSGNEWVGFIGFDDVYEKRTWDRAFIGLLYTIADIIGLHMWNVKNQEQIMRQNEELQILNATKDKFFSIVAHDLKSPFNSLIGFSDLLEQEVKKSDNRMIKQFSHYINKGLLQSYDYLSNLLEWSRIQSKRIEYRPTEFRLDHLVQEATDMLFIQAQSKDIKLRVSVPPELKIVADLNMIRTVIVNMVSNAIKYSEKGEEVKIISECRPEHVSIQIVDNGVGISSEMCEKLFSIEGSSSTPGTNNETGTGLGLIICKELIGMHRGAIRVDSEKNKGSVFQILLPVGLN
- a CDS encoding pitrilysin family protein; translated protein: MVDTDYLIHTLHNGIRIIHQETDSPVGHLGVLINTGSRDEKEDEHGLAHFIEHSVFKGTKKRKSFHVLSRIEGVGGELNAYTTKEETVLYATFLSEHYDRTAELLSDILFNSTYPEKELKLEKEVVVEEINSYYDTPSELIFDEFEEQVFDGHPIARNILGTKEKLRSFNRDMIFNFIANNYHTDQMVISSVGNIDFTTLLKMLEKYFGEVEQSLRQLKREQFVNYQPQSKTVIKDTFQAHCVMGNVAFDFKNPKRIAMVLLNNVLGGQALNSRLNLAMRERRGMAYNVESAYTAYSDTGLFNVYFGTDKENLNKAVALVHKEFDLLRDKKMGAVQLSRAKKQLIGQIAISTESREDMMLTIGKSFMLFDKVDPLRVIFKKIEAISAEDIQEVANMVLDKNQMSTLIYK
- a CDS encoding O-methyltransferase, translated to MDRQKLLHQYILDHIDEEDPVLAELDRETNLKVLGARMISGHLQGQVLTMLAKMIRPKTILELGTFTGYSAICLAKGLPEDGKLITIEVDDELETLAAKYFEKAGVAHLIEQKIGAATELIPSLDQSFDLVFIDADKREYVQYYQLLIDKMQPGTYIIADNTLWSGKVLDKPRFDDTQTIGILEFNKLVKNDDRVEKVILPLRDGMTVIRRK
- the ricT gene encoding regulatory iron-sulfur-containing complex subunit RicT is translated as MHKKATHQTESREDYMSCNGCSFNNSTNSIVQGYDWLSDLPDTTDKSDIVEVKFKSTRKEYYKNVENLPLKRGDRIVVASSPGHDVGEVTLTGYLAEKQFKLRIKNPSRYNLNVVYRKASDADIQKLNEARSREKATMIRARQAATELGLDMKIGDVEFRGDNKKAIFYYLAEGRVDFRELIKVYAREFRIKVEMKQIGARQEAGLIGGIGSCGRELCCSSWRTDFSSISSDAALKQGLSPSAQKMAGACGKLKCCLLYELDAYIEAGNEFPRELLDLELASGVAKPFKTDYLKKEIWYGLAGSMGTTFNLSLKQVRDIIQKNKRGIKPEVQTFSAQPKEQNSMEVTLDESLDRFDNKKPARNKNRRNKKTVRNIENKSNTPQNKQNAAGGNDDSKKPNKRRNNNPNRRRKPEFKAKKGPAVSGNNSSN
- a CDS encoding DUF4105 domain-containing protein is translated as MNLLRRLLVVVFVALAFDGLAFQLTERATVSIITCSPGNEMYSVYGHSAIRVKDQQLNYDVVFNYGIFDFSSPNFLYRFCAGQTDYLLGAYRFETFLNEYRHDKRSVFEQELNLSAQEKQKIFDFLQWNARPENRVYRYNFFFDNCATRVRDVIADNVNGGITYTDSASHKTLRTLIKDCHHKIRWLNFGIDFLVAAESDREATLEEEMFLPDYVMQHFAMAKRNDTGQDIAQPVQVLYQAPEQTQALTWLWGPLVVFSLLLLVVAFFTWKQFKNAEMKPALDILLYGINGLGGLLLTWFTIYSEHPAMSPNYNLMWLVPLSLPFAIVYLRKKWRQAVRYYHLVFAVWIIIFFVSSPFIPQKFHPVFFIMAATFFIRALAHSLLILKSLKAARK